One stretch of Zingiber officinale cultivar Zhangliang chromosome 6B, Zo_v1.1, whole genome shotgun sequence DNA includes these proteins:
- the LOC121989860 gene encoding triacylglycerol lipase OBL1-like, whose protein sequence is MDSNSDHPKYMSLRPDQGGVLDLFRILYSPNLSENRFFDRSAGVEIVERWWRRRLVLVFTLLLQIMLLTFRKPLAWLGDRIELLLNFVAQYPGFAPLLINFIKGKRILPERNSSKYRSAVWFLDPRDKLDSSIEPGDAKYHAALSSMASKLAYENESSIKSVVTDDWNMEFLGFYDCWNDYQRQFSTQAFMLADRADDPELIVVAFRGTNPFEAMDWYTDFDVSWHELPDAGKVHEGFLKGLGLQRSPRALPKEAEGGETKPYAYYAIRDELRRLLRRNAKAKFLVTGHSLGGALAVLFPAVLAHHGEEELLRRLEGVYTFGQPRVGDEVFGEFAGRHLEGRYFRYVYSNDIVPRVPFDDSALLFKHFGACFYFDSLYRGKLMEEEPNKNYFSLWELLPRYMNAVWELVRSFLMGRLKGAEYEEGWLLRFVRLCGILLPGVSSHLPGNYVNCVRLASN, encoded by the exons ATGGATTCTAATTCTGATCATCCCAAGTACATGTCCTTAAGGCCCGATCAAGGGGGAGTTCTCGATCTGTTCCGCATCCTCTACTCGCCTAATCTCTCGGAGAATCGATTCTTCGATCGCTCGGCGGGGGTAGAGATCGTCGAGCGGTGGTGGCGAAGAAGATTGGTCCTGGTTTTCACCCTCCTCCTGCAAATAATGCTTCTCACGTTCAGAAAGCCACTTGCTTGGCTCGGAGATCGTATTGAGCTGCTGCTGAACTTTGTGGCTCAATACCCTGGCTTTGCCCCACTCTTGATTAATTTCATCAAAG GTAAAAGGATCCTTCCTGAGAGAAATTCATCAAAGTATCGATCAGCTGTATGGTTTCTTGACCCCAGAGATAAACTGGACTCGAGTATCGAGCCGGGTGACGCTAAATACCATGCGGCACTGTCCAGCATGGCTTCCAAACTGGCTTATGAGAACGAGTCATCCATTAAAAGCGTAGTTACTGACGACTGGAAT ATGGAATTTCTGGGATTCTACGATTGCTGGAATG ACTATCAACGGCAATTCAGCACGCAAGCGTTCATGTTGGCGGACAGAGCCGACGATCCCGAGCTCATCGTGGTGGCGTTCCGCGGCACCAATCCCTTCGAGGCCATGGACTGGTACACCGACTTCGACGTGTCGTGGCACGAGCTCCCCGACGCCGGCAAGGTCCACGAAGGCTTCCTCAAGGGCTTGGGGCTACAGAGGAGCCCCCGCGCCCTGCCCAAAGAGGCCGAGGGAGGAGAGACTAAGCCATACGCCTACTACGCCATCCGGGACGAGCTGCGCCGACTCCTGCGGCGCAACGCGAAGGCCAAGTTCTTGGTGACCGGGCACAGCCTGGGCGGCGCGCTCGCCGTGCTCTTCCCCGCGGTCCTGGCGCACCACGGCGAGGAAGAGCTGCTGCGGAGGCTGGAGGGAGTGTACACGTTCGGGCAGCCGCGGGTAGGCGACGAGGTGTTCGGGGAGTTCGCCGGGAGGCATTTGGAGGGGAGGTACTTCCGGTACGTCTACTCCAATGACATTGTCCCCAGAGTGCCCTTCGATGACTCTGCTCTGTTGTTCAAGCACTTTGGGGCGTGCTTCTACTTCGACAGCCTCTACAGAGGGAAATTGATGGAGGAGGAACCGAACAAGAACTACTTCTCCCTGTGGGAGTTGCTGCCCAGGTACATGAACGCGGTGTGGGAACTCGTTCGGAGCTTCTTGATGGGGCGGTTGAAGGGGGCAGAGTACGAGGAAGGGTGGCTGTTGCGGTTTGTGAGGCTCTGCGGGATACTTTTGCCTGGAGTTTCCTCGCACCTTCCTGGTAACTACGTCAACTGCGTGAGGTTGGCGAGTAATTAA